The Providencia sp. PROV188 genome includes a region encoding these proteins:
- the mprA gene encoding transcriptional repressor MprA has product MESSFTPTEELLNARVAQQTSQENTIPYQEILLTRLCMHVHGKLLESRNNMLRAQGVNETLFMALMILDTKDSHSIQPSELSAALGSSRTNATRIADELEKNGWIERKESHNDRRCLHLHLTEKGSEFLSGLLPPQHKALIDIWSSLDTDEKQLLDKLMRKLLAKLDSIKE; this is encoded by the coding sequence ATGGAAAGTTCATTTACACCGACAGAAGAATTACTTAACGCTCGCGTCGCGCAACAAACTTCACAAGAAAATACTATCCCTTACCAAGAAATTTTATTGACGCGCTTGTGCATGCACGTTCATGGAAAACTGTTGGAATCACGTAATAACATGCTAAGAGCTCAAGGTGTCAATGAAACGCTATTTATGGCGCTCATGATCCTTGATACTAAAGATTCTCATAGCATTCAGCCATCTGAACTCAGTGCAGCATTAGGTTCTTCACGGACTAACGCAACACGTATTGCCGATGAATTAGAAAAAAATGGTTGGATTGAACGTAAAGAAAGCCATAACGACCGTCGCTGCCTACATTTGCACTTAACGGAAAAAGGCTCTGAGTTTCTCAGTGGATTATTACCGCCGCAGCATAAGGCATTGATCGATATTTGGTCTTCATTGGATACTGATGAAAAACAACTGCTCGACAAGCTGATGCGCAAATTATTAGCAAAACTCGATAGCATAAAAGAGTGA
- the cspE gene encoding transcription antiterminator/RNA stability regulator CspE — MSKVKGNVKWFNESKGFGFITPEDGSKDVFVHFSAISGDGFKTLAEGQKVEFEITEGAKGPSAANVVSL; from the coding sequence ATGTCTAAAGTTAAAGGTAACGTTAAGTGGTTCAATGAGTCCAAAGGTTTTGGTTTTATCACTCCAGAAGATGGTAGCAAAGATGTTTTTGTTCACTTCTCTGCGATTTCTGGCGACGGTTTCAAAACCTTAGCAGAAGGCCAAAAAGTTGAATTTGAAATCACTGAAGGCGCGAAAGGTCCATCAGCTGCTAACGTTGTCTCTTTGTAA
- the nrdH gene encoding glutaredoxin-like protein NrdH: MTEITIYSKPNCVQCNATYQAFERKQLPYTIIDLSEDNQAIEFIRKLGYQQLPVVIVGEQHWSGFRPDKINALIE; the protein is encoded by the coding sequence ATGACTGAGATTACCATTTATAGTAAACCCAACTGCGTCCAGTGTAATGCAACCTACCAAGCGTTCGAGCGCAAGCAATTACCGTACACCATTATCGACCTTTCTGAAGATAACCAAGCCATTGAGTTCATAAGAAAACTAGGCTATCAGCAGCTTCCTGTCGTCATTGTAGGAGAGCAGCATTGGTCAGGCTTCCGCCCCGATAAAATCAATGCACTGATTGAGTAA
- a CDS encoding MFS transporter, whose translation MSMKTPQAELTTGLTLLMAIATGLVVASNYYAQPLLDTIALQFNLTTNMAGFIVTAAQLGYAVGLLFLVPLGDLFERKKLIIVMTTLSASGLLITALSDNIWQILLGTALTGLFSVVAQVLVPMAASIAKPHQRGKAVGTIMSGLLLGILLARTISGGVAMIGGWRAIYWVAFGLMMFLILILALKLPRYHQKTDLNYFQLIGSIGRLFFTTPVLATRALLGALTFANFALLWTAMAFLLASPPFNYSEGTIGLFGLVGAAGALMATQAGRLVDKGKGKLVTTLGLILLLLSWIPIGLAKYSLIAFIIGILVLDLAIQGVHVTNQSTLYRIMPEARNRLTAGYMTSYFIGGALGSLLSGYAYEHAGWMGVAISGVVITGISLIIWAIGARFDPIITSEQ comes from the coding sequence ATGAGCATGAAAACACCACAAGCGGAACTGACTACGGGCTTAACGCTCTTAATGGCCATCGCCACTGGGCTGGTCGTTGCCAGTAATTATTACGCACAGCCCCTGCTAGACACTATCGCACTCCAATTCAACCTAACAACCAACATGGCGGGCTTTATTGTGACCGCCGCACAATTAGGTTACGCCGTTGGATTACTCTTCCTTGTTCCTCTTGGTGATCTTTTTGAACGTAAAAAATTGATCATCGTGATGACCACATTGTCAGCCAGTGGTTTATTAATCACCGCGCTTTCTGATAATATTTGGCAAATTCTTCTCGGTACCGCTCTCACAGGGCTATTCTCCGTTGTCGCCCAAGTTCTTGTTCCTATGGCAGCTTCTATTGCAAAGCCTCATCAACGGGGCAAAGCAGTGGGTACTATTATGAGTGGGTTACTTCTTGGGATCTTACTCGCTCGAACTATCTCCGGTGGCGTGGCAATGATAGGCGGTTGGCGAGCTATTTACTGGGTTGCCTTTGGATTAATGATGTTCCTGATCCTAATTTTGGCGCTTAAATTACCGCGTTATCACCAAAAAACGGATCTTAACTATTTTCAACTCATTGGCTCTATCGGACGTCTGTTTTTTACTACGCCAGTCTTAGCAACTCGCGCACTGCTTGGCGCCCTCACTTTCGCGAACTTTGCGCTATTATGGACTGCGATGGCATTCTTATTAGCCAGCCCGCCTTTTAATTATTCTGAGGGTACTATCGGGTTATTTGGTTTGGTTGGTGCAGCAGGTGCATTAATGGCAACCCAAGCAGGGCGCTTAGTGGATAAAGGTAAAGGCAAATTAGTCACTACCCTTGGGTTAATTCTATTATTGCTCTCATGGATCCCAATTGGTCTGGCAAAATATTCACTAATCGCTTTTATTATTGGCATCTTAGTGCTTGATCTTGCCATCCAAGGTGTTCATGTGACTAACCAAAGCACACTTTATCGTATTATGCCTGAAGCACGAAATCGCTTAACTGCCGGCTATATGACCAGTTATTTTATTGGCGGAGCACTAGGTTCATTACTTTCAGGTTATGCCTATGAACATGCAGGTTGGATGGGCGTAGCAATTTCAGGCGTTGTTATCACAGGTATCAGTTTAATCATTTGGGCAATTGGTGCTCGATTCGATCCAATTATTACCTCTGAACAGTAA
- the nrdI gene encoding class Ib ribonucleoside-diphosphate reductase assembly flavoprotein NrdI gives MTTQPLIYFSSRSGNCHRFVEKLQLPATRIPIGHLPENVLFASQPYVLLLPTYGGGTAHGAVPKEVVHFLNIEANRALIRGVIAAGNTNFGEAYAIAGNIVAQKCAIPFLYRFELLGTERDVQSVKQGLKTFWAHTKEQING, from the coding sequence ATGACCACTCAACCGCTAATTTATTTCTCGAGTCGCTCAGGTAATTGCCATCGATTCGTCGAAAAATTACAGCTGCCAGCCACTCGTATTCCCATTGGCCATCTACCTGAAAATGTACTTTTCGCCTCACAACCCTATGTGCTGTTGCTGCCGACCTATGGCGGTGGAACCGCTCATGGCGCTGTGCCTAAAGAAGTGGTGCACTTTCTCAATATCGAGGCAAACCGAGCGTTAATTCGCGGTGTCATCGCTGCGGGTAATACCAACTTTGGTGAGGCTTATGCCATTGCCGGCAACATTGTCGCTCAAAAATGCGCAATTCCCTTCCTCTACCGATTTGAATTATTAGGCACAGAGCGCGATGTGCAATCTGTAAAACAAGGATTAAAAACATTCTGGGCTCACACAAAGGAGCAGATCAATGGATAA
- the nrdE gene encoding class 1b ribonucleoside-diphosphate reductase subunit alpha translates to MDNPQHSHLNNNRNADYHALNAMLNLYDSEGRLQLDKDKQAAHLYFRQHVNQNTVFFHDLKEKLDFLVNENYYEEEVLAQYDFPFIKQLFKQAYAHKFRFQTFLGAFKYYTSYTLKTFDGERYLERYEDRVCMVALALAQGSKSLATLLVDEIISGRFQPATPTFLNGGKKQRGELISCFLLRIEDNMESIGRSVNSALQLSKRGGGVAFLMSNLREQGAPIKQIENQSSGVVPVMKMLEDAFSYANQLGARQGAGAVYLHAHHPDILRFLDTKRENADEKIRIKTLSLGVVIPDITFQLAKNNEDMYLFSPYDIQKVYGVPMSEISVTEKYHEMVNNKAIKKFKINAREFFQTIAEIQFESGYPYILFEDTANRANPIAGRINMSNLCSEILQVNQPSLYEEDLSYQHIGKDISCNLGSMNIAKTMDSPDFARSIDTAVRALTAVSDMSNICSVPSIAKGNQESHAIGLGQMNLHGFLAREHIHYGSEEGLDFTNIYFYTVAYHALKTSNQLAIERQQTFDGFEISTYASGEYFDKYINKTWSPKTQTVQELFRRSGIEIPTQTDWQILKQSVMAHGIYNQNLQAIPPTGSISYINNATSSIHPVVAPIEIRKEGKIGRVYYPAPFMTNENLKYYQDAYQIGPEKIIDTYAEATQHVDQGLSLTLFFDGNATTRDINKAQIYAWRKGIKTLYYIRLRQTALEGTEVEGCVSCSL, encoded by the coding sequence ATGGATAACCCACAGCACAGTCACCTAAATAATAATCGCAATGCGGACTACCACGCGCTCAATGCGATGCTTAACCTTTATGATAGTGAAGGTCGCTTACAGCTGGATAAAGACAAACAAGCTGCTCATCTCTATTTCCGCCAGCATGTGAATCAAAACACGGTCTTTTTTCACGATTTAAAAGAAAAACTCGATTTCTTAGTTAATGAAAATTACTACGAAGAAGAGGTGCTCGCTCAATACGATTTCCCATTTATTAAACAGCTTTTTAAACAAGCCTACGCCCACAAATTTCGCTTCCAAACCTTTTTGGGCGCCTTTAAGTATTACACCAGTTACACCCTAAAAACCTTCGATGGTGAGCGCTATCTTGAGCGTTATGAAGACCGGGTTTGTATGGTTGCACTGGCTTTGGCGCAGGGCTCAAAATCCCTTGCGACTCTCTTAGTGGACGAAATCATTAGCGGACGTTTTCAACCTGCCACTCCCACATTCCTGAACGGTGGTAAAAAACAACGAGGCGAGCTTATTTCCTGTTTTTTACTGCGCATAGAAGACAATATGGAGTCCATCGGGCGCTCCGTGAACTCAGCCCTGCAACTGTCCAAACGCGGAGGTGGTGTCGCTTTCTTGATGAGTAATTTGCGCGAACAAGGCGCACCGATTAAACAGATAGAAAACCAATCGTCAGGCGTGGTTCCTGTGATGAAAATGCTGGAGGATGCCTTTTCCTATGCCAATCAGCTAGGAGCAAGGCAAGGTGCAGGCGCGGTGTATCTTCATGCTCATCACCCTGACATCCTGCGATTTTTAGATACCAAACGAGAAAATGCGGATGAAAAAATTCGGATTAAAACGCTTTCACTTGGGGTTGTGATCCCCGATATCACCTTCCAACTCGCTAAAAATAATGAAGACATGTACCTGTTTTCTCCCTATGACATCCAAAAAGTCTATGGGGTACCGATGTCTGAAATCAGCGTGACAGAAAAGTATCATGAAATGGTGAATAACAAAGCCATCAAGAAATTCAAAATTAATGCGCGAGAGTTTTTCCAGACTATCGCCGAAATTCAATTTGAATCTGGCTATCCCTACATTTTGTTTGAGGATACCGCTAACCGCGCCAATCCGATTGCAGGTCGAATCAATATGAGTAACTTGTGCTCTGAGATTTTACAGGTAAACCAACCTAGCCTTTATGAAGAAGATTTAAGCTACCAACATATTGGTAAAGATATTAGCTGTAATTTAGGCTCCATGAACATCGCCAAAACCATGGATTCTCCTGATTTTGCACGCTCGATTGATACTGCCGTTCGCGCCTTAACTGCCGTTTCTGATATGAGCAATATTTGCTCCGTTCCGTCTATTGCTAAAGGCAACCAAGAATCCCACGCTATTGGTTTAGGGCAAATGAATTTGCATGGTTTCTTAGCTCGTGAGCATATTCATTATGGTTCTGAAGAAGGGTTAGATTTTACCAATATCTACTTTTACACCGTGGCATACCATGCCTTAAAAACTTCGAACCAATTAGCAATCGAACGCCAACAAACGTTTGATGGCTTTGAAATATCCACCTACGCCAGTGGCGAGTATTTTGATAAATATATCAACAAAACATGGTCACCAAAGACCCAAACCGTGCAGGAATTATTCCGACGTTCGGGCATCGAAATACCAACACAAACGGACTGGCAGATATTAAAACAGTCCGTAATGGCACATGGAATTTATAATCAAAACTTGCAAGCTATTCCGCCTACGGGGTCTATCTCTTATATCAATAATGCCACCTCCAGCATTCACCCCGTGGTCGCGCCTATCGAAATTCGTAAAGAAGGTAAGATTGGGCGTGTTTACTACCCAGCCCCTTTTATGACTAATGAGAATCTCAAATACTACCAAGATGCTTATCAGATTGGTCCTGAGAAAATTATTGATACCTATGCCGAAGCCACCCAACACGTCGACCAAGGTTTATCACTAACCCTATTTTTCGATGGCAATGCCACCACCCGTGATATCAATAAAGCCCAAATATACGCATGGCGAAAAGGGATCAAAACCTTGTATTACATTCGATTACGTCAGACAGCACTTGAAGGCACCGAAGTCGAAGGCTGCGTCTCCTGCTCACTGTAA
- the nrdF gene encoding class 1b ribonucleoside-diphosphate reductase subunit beta, which yields MTTSTLNRPVQAINWNRIQDDKDLEVWNRLTSNFWLPEKIPLSNDTVSWNTLTSAEQQLTIRVFTGLTLLDTIQNTVGAPCLMGDAQTPHEEAVLSNISFMEAVHARSYSSIFSTLCSTVDVDEAYRWSEENSALQNKAKIILSYYCDEHPLKKKVASVFLESFLFYSGFYLPMYWSSRGKLTNTADLIRLIIRDEAIHGYYIGYKFQKALVHYSEQERNEIKDFTFSLLFDLYENEIKYTQELYDSVGWSEDVKSFLHYNANKALMNLGYEALFPDSITQVSPEILSALSPDANENHDFFSGSGSSYVIGKAVSTEDDDWLF from the coding sequence ATGACCACCAGCACGCTCAATCGCCCTGTTCAAGCAATAAACTGGAACCGCATTCAAGATGATAAGGATCTTGAAGTATGGAACCGATTAACCAGTAATTTTTGGTTGCCCGAAAAAATTCCCTTGTCCAACGACACGGTTTCTTGGAATACACTGACATCTGCCGAACAGCAACTCACTATCCGCGTTTTTACGGGATTAACCTTGTTAGATACCATCCAAAATACCGTTGGCGCACCGTGTTTGATGGGAGATGCTCAAACGCCTCACGAAGAAGCGGTTCTCTCCAATATCAGCTTTATGGAAGCGGTGCATGCACGCTCTTACAGCTCGATTTTTTCAACACTGTGTTCCACAGTCGATGTTGATGAAGCCTATCGTTGGAGTGAAGAAAACAGTGCATTGCAAAATAAAGCCAAAATTATTTTGTCTTACTACTGTGATGAACATCCACTGAAGAAAAAAGTCGCCAGCGTCTTTTTAGAATCATTTTTGTTTTACTCAGGTTTTTACTTACCAATGTACTGGTCAAGCCGAGGAAAACTCACCAATACCGCCGATTTAATTCGTCTGATCATCCGCGATGAAGCTATTCATGGTTACTATATTGGCTATAAATTTCAGAAAGCCCTTGTCCATTATTCTGAACAAGAACGCAATGAAATTAAGGATTTCACTTTTTCGCTCTTGTTTGATTTATATGAAAATGAAATCAAGTACACCCAAGAGCTGTATGATAGCGTTGGCTGGAGTGAAGATGTGAAAAGCTTCCTTCACTATAATGCGAATAAAGCCTTGATGAATTTGGGCTATGAAGCACTTTTCCCTGACTCAATAACCCAAGTTAGCCCAGAGATTTTATCGGCGCTCTCGCCTGATGCTAACGAAAATCATGACTTTTTCTCAGGTTCAGGTTCATCCTATGTGATTGGTAAAGCAGTCAGTACTGAAGATGATGATTGGCTTTTTTGA
- a CDS encoding tRNA/rRNA methyltransferase translates to MNDTNDFSGKNGKVKVMYVRSEEQDNNKGNDKRRGGRDDKRDDRRGDKRSGGRNDRNDRNDRSGRSGRPEGGRSERRSDNDRRSSNRDSAPRGEQSPWRTVSKPGSDELENDHGGISGKSQIDPEQLRKQRQEETRIYGENACQAMFKNRPDGIVRAWFLQSVTPRFRDALKWMAANRKAYHVVDEEELTKASGTEHHGGVCFIIKKRGGMAAETYLENAVDTDCVLALEDVGNPHNLGGIMRSCAHFGVKGVILQDAGMLESGAAIRTAEGGAEHIKAIDADGFTPTLNKFREAGYTIVTTSSHKGSQDIAKVQLPKKMVLVLGQESDGLSDSTWDQGDMSLYIGGTGKVESLNVSVATGIMLSQWWSQNKVK, encoded by the coding sequence ATGAACGACACGAATGATTTTAGTGGTAAAAACGGCAAAGTAAAAGTGATGTATGTCCGTAGCGAAGAGCAGGACAACAATAAAGGTAATGATAAACGCCGTGGCGGTCGTGATGATAAGCGAGATGATAGACGCGGTGATAAGCGTTCAGGTGGGCGTAACGACCGCAATGATCGCAACGACCGTTCTGGTCGCTCTGGTCGTCCAGAAGGTGGTCGCTCAGAACGCCGTTCTGACAATGACAGACGCTCAAGTAATCGCGATAGCGCACCACGTGGAGAGCAGTCTCCATGGCGTACAGTTTCAAAACCAGGCAGTGATGAATTAGAAAACGACCACGGTGGTATTTCAGGAAAAAGCCAAATTGATCCTGAGCAGTTACGTAAACAGCGCCAAGAAGAGACACGTATTTACGGCGAAAATGCTTGCCAAGCGATGTTTAAAAACCGTCCAGATGGCATTGTCCGTGCGTGGTTCTTGCAGTCAGTCACCCCACGTTTTCGTGATGCATTAAAATGGATGGCAGCAAACCGCAAAGCGTACCATGTTGTTGATGAAGAAGAGTTAACAAAAGCGTCTGGTACTGAGCACCACGGCGGTGTGTGCTTTATCATCAAAAAACGCGGTGGTATGGCAGCAGAAACCTACTTAGAAAATGCGGTCGATACCGATTGTGTTTTAGCGCTGGAAGATGTTGGTAACCCGCATAACCTTGGTGGGATCATGCGTAGCTGCGCTCACTTTGGTGTGAAAGGTGTGATTTTACAAGATGCAGGAATGCTGGAATCAGGTGCGGCAATTCGTACCGCTGAAGGCGGCGCGGAGCATATTAAAGCCATTGATGCGGATGGTTTCACCCCAACACTGAATAAATTCCGTGAAGCGGGCTATACCATCGTCACGACATCAAGCCATAAAGGTAGTCAGGACATTGCTAAGGTTCAATTACCGAAGAAAATGGTGTTGGTGTTAGGTCAAGAGAGTGATGGTTTAAGTGACAGCACATGGGATCAGGGTGATATGAGCCTGTACATTGGCGGAACAGGTAAAGTTGAAAGCCTGAACGTCTCTGTAGCAACAGGGATTATGCTTTCTCAGTGGTGGTCACAAAATAAAGTTAAGTAA
- the emrB gene encoding multidrug efflux MFS transporter permease subunit EmrB, translated as MTIALSLATFMQVLDSTIANVAIPTIAGNLGASNSQGTWVITSFGVANAISIPITGWLARRIGEVRLFLWSTGLFALTSWLCGISNSLEMLILFRVLQGLVAGPLIPLSQSLLLNNYPPAKRSMALALWSMTIVVAPICGPILGGYISDNYHWGWIFFINVPFSIAIIFAIMRTLKGRETQIAIKPIDTVGLVLLVVGIGALQIMLDQGKELDWFNSTEIIVLTVIAVVAIAFLIVWELTDEHPVIDLSLFKERNFTIGCLALSLAYMLYFGTIVLLPQLLQEVYGYTATWAGLASAPVGLLPLLITPIIGRFGNRIDMRYLVTFSFIMYAVCYYWRAYTFEPGMGFAAAAWPQFVQGLAIACFFMPLTTITLSGLPPERMASASSLSNFTRTLAGAIGTSITTTLWTQREAMHHENLTEFVNPYNPNAQHMYSELAQIGMNEQQSAAYIARSITEQGLIISANEIFWMSAGVFILLMVIVWFAKPPFGAGSKDGGGAH; from the coding sequence ATGACCATTGCGTTATCTTTGGCGACTTTCATGCAAGTTTTGGATTCGACCATTGCTAACGTCGCTATCCCCACAATTGCGGGTAACTTGGGTGCATCTAACTCACAAGGCACATGGGTGATCACATCGTTTGGGGTAGCGAATGCTATCTCTATTCCGATCACTGGCTGGTTAGCTCGTCGTATTGGTGAAGTTCGCCTCTTTTTATGGTCTACCGGGCTTTTCGCCCTTACCTCATGGTTGTGTGGGATCTCCAACAGCTTAGAAATGCTGATTTTATTCCGCGTCCTACAAGGTTTGGTTGCAGGTCCACTCATTCCTTTGTCTCAGAGTCTCTTACTCAATAACTATCCACCAGCCAAACGTAGTATGGCTCTTGCACTGTGGTCAATGACCATTGTGGTTGCGCCGATTTGTGGGCCTATTCTTGGTGGCTATATTAGTGACAACTACCACTGGGGCTGGATTTTCTTTATCAACGTTCCTTTTAGTATCGCGATTATTTTTGCCATTATGCGAACGCTTAAAGGACGTGAAACTCAAATCGCGATCAAGCCAATTGATACCGTCGGGCTTGTCTTACTGGTTGTCGGGATTGGTGCATTGCAGATTATGCTCGACCAAGGGAAAGAGCTCGATTGGTTTAACTCTACGGAGATCATCGTTCTGACCGTTATCGCCGTTGTCGCGATAGCCTTCTTAATTGTTTGGGAACTGACTGATGAGCATCCCGTCATCGACCTTTCCCTCTTTAAAGAGCGTAATTTTACTATCGGTTGTTTGGCGCTCAGTTTGGCGTATATGCTCTATTTCGGTACCATTGTCCTATTGCCTCAGTTGCTGCAAGAAGTGTACGGCTATACCGCAACTTGGGCGGGGTTAGCCTCCGCACCCGTCGGTCTCTTGCCGCTGCTGATCACGCCGATTATTGGTCGCTTTGGTAACCGTATTGATATGCGTTATTTAGTGACATTCAGTTTTATTATGTATGCCGTCTGCTATTACTGGCGAGCTTACACCTTTGAGCCTGGTATGGGATTTGCCGCAGCAGCATGGCCTCAGTTCGTTCAAGGTTTAGCGATAGCCTGCTTCTTTATGCCACTCACGACCATTACATTATCAGGTTTACCACCAGAAAGAATGGCATCAGCGTCCAGCTTATCTAACTTCACGCGAACCTTAGCGGGTGCAATTGGTACCTCCATCACCACCACGTTGTGGACACAGCGTGAAGCAATGCACCATGAAAATTTGACAGAGTTTGTTAACCCGTATAATCCAAATGCTCAACATATGTACAGTGAGTTGGCGCAAATAGGAATGAATGAGCAGCAAAGTGCTGCATATATTGCGCGTTCAATTACTGAGCAAGGGCTAATTATTTCTGCTAATGAAATTTTCTGGATGTCCGCTGGCGTGTTTATTCTGTTAATGGTGATTGTATGGTTTGCCAAACCACCATTCGGTGCTGGTTCAAAAGATGGTGGCGGAGCTCACTAG
- a CDS encoding methylated-DNA--[protein]-cysteine S-methyltransferase yields MYHQYLVAPENFPKPWIHITADDEGVTSIYFVDEKTEKESKNEFSKQCAKELKEYFNHKRKVFSVALNPQGTEFQKKVWKHLCEIPYGERWSYKDLALKLGSVNYCRAVGMANSRNPISLIVPCHRVLGHDGKLVGYTGGLDIKDWLLIHEK; encoded by the coding sequence ATGTACCATCAATATTTAGTAGCCCCAGAAAACTTTCCGAAACCGTGGATCCATATTACGGCTGATGATGAAGGTGTGACGAGTATCTATTTTGTTGATGAAAAAACGGAGAAAGAGTCGAAAAACGAATTCTCAAAGCAGTGTGCGAAAGAACTAAAAGAGTATTTTAATCATAAGCGGAAAGTGTTTTCGGTTGCATTGAATCCGCAAGGTACTGAATTTCAGAAAAAAGTCTGGAAGCATTTGTGCGAAATTCCTTATGGTGAGCGCTGGAGTTATAAAGATCTCGCCTTAAAACTGGGCTCGGTTAACTACTGTCGAGCCGTCGGTATGGCCAATTCTCGTAACCCGATATCTTTGATTGTGCCTTGCCATCGTGTCTTAGGGCATGACGGAAAGCTGGTGGGTTATACAGGAGGATTGGATATTAAAGATTGGTTACTTATTCATGAGAAGTAA
- the emrA gene encoding multidrug efflux MFS transporter periplasmic adaptor subunit EmrA: protein MSAREDLPETQTPPLNKKRQRRNALMFLTVIFIAIGIGWTAYWYLVLRHYESTDNAYVAGNQVQIQAQISGSVMTVNVDNTDFVKSGTVLVELDPRDAELALEKAKTELANSVRQSQQHIINSRQFQANIDVKRSELSRLQNDLKRREVLGSSNLIGKEELQHAREAVISAKGALDVAIEQYNANQAIVLNTALEKQPLVEQAATQVRNAWLALQRTKIVSPVDGYVSRRSVQVGSQITPNTPLMAIVPSSGMWIDANFKETQLASMRIGQPAKVTTDFYGKNVVFNGTVVGLDMGTGSAFSLLPAQNASGNWIKVVQRLPVRIALDESQLDEYPLRIGLSTEVEVDTANKDGKVLSKGLRDTPAYHTTALAVDMSPADKIVAEIIQNNSGK from the coding sequence ATGAGCGCACGCGAGGATCTGCCTGAAACGCAAACGCCGCCATTGAACAAAAAAAGACAGCGCAGAAATGCACTAATGTTCCTAACCGTTATTTTTATCGCGATAGGCATCGGTTGGACTGCATACTGGTATCTCGTCTTACGCCATTACGAATCAACAGACAACGCTTACGTTGCTGGAAATCAAGTTCAAATCCAAGCGCAAATATCCGGTAGCGTCATGACAGTCAATGTCGATAACACCGATTTTGTGAAAAGTGGAACGGTACTGGTGGAGTTAGATCCTAGAGATGCCGAACTCGCTCTTGAAAAAGCCAAAACTGAACTTGCTAACAGCGTTCGACAATCCCAACAGCACATTATCAATAGCCGCCAATTTCAAGCAAATATTGATGTTAAACGCTCTGAATTATCCCGTTTACAAAATGATTTAAAACGCCGCGAAGTCTTGGGTAGCAGCAATTTAATCGGTAAAGAAGAGCTTCAACATGCGAGAGAAGCTGTCATCAGTGCGAAAGGTGCGCTTGATGTGGCGATTGAACAGTACAACGCCAACCAAGCCATCGTGCTCAATACCGCTTTAGAAAAGCAGCCGCTTGTTGAACAAGCTGCAACGCAAGTGCGAAATGCATGGCTTGCCCTGCAACGCACCAAAATTGTCAGCCCAGTGGACGGTTATGTTTCCCGCCGTAGTGTGCAAGTCGGTTCACAAATCACGCCAAATACCCCATTAATGGCAATTGTGCCATCTAGCGGAATGTGGATTGATGCCAACTTTAAAGAGACACAATTAGCGAGTATGCGCATTGGCCAACCTGCCAAAGTAACTACCGATTTCTATGGCAAAAATGTGGTATTCAACGGCACCGTGGTCGGGCTTGATATGGGGACGGGAAGCGCTTTCTCATTATTACCCGCTCAAAACGCGAGCGGCAACTGGATCAAAGTGGTTCAACGCCTTCCAGTACGTATCGCCCTCGATGAGTCCCAACTTGATGAATACCCTCTACGTATTGGGCTCTCAACCGAAGTCGAAGTGGATACTGCCAATAAAGACGGCAAAGTGTTATCCAAAGGTCTGCGCGATACGCCCGCTTATCACACAACGGCTTTAGCGGTTGATATGTCTCCTGCTGACAAAATTGTTGCTGAGATTATTCAAAATAACTCTGGCAAATAA